One window of the Streptomyces sp. TS71-3 genome contains the following:
- a CDS encoding ABC transporter ATP-binding protein — translation MATVSFDKATRVYPGSEKAAVDSLEIEIADGEFLVLVGPSGCGKSTSLRMLAGLEDVNSGSIRIGERDVTHLPPKDRDIAMVFQNYALYPHMTVADNMGFALKIAGVPKAEIRKKVEDAAKILDLTEYLARKPKALSGGQRQRVAMGRAIVREPQVFLMDEPLSNLDAKLRVSTRTQIASLQRRLGITTVYVTHDQVEAMTMGDRVAVLKDGLLQQVDSPRAMYDKPANLFVAGFIGSPAMNLVEVPITDGGVKFGNSVVPVNRDALKAAADKGDTTVTVGVRPEHFDVVEHNGEAAESLSKDSDSAPAGLAINVNVVEELGADGYVYGTSEVGGETKDLVVRVGGRQVPEKGTKLHVVPRPGETHVFATSSGERLSD, via the coding sequence ATGGCAACTGTTTCGTTCGACAAGGCGACCCGGGTCTACCCGGGCTCCGAGAAGGCCGCCGTCGACAGCCTCGAAATCGAGATCGCGGACGGCGAGTTCCTCGTCCTGGTCGGCCCGTCCGGCTGCGGTAAGTCCACCTCCCTGCGCATGCTCGCGGGCCTGGAGGACGTCAACTCCGGCTCGATCCGCATCGGTGAGCGCGACGTGACGCACCTGCCGCCGAAGGACCGGGACATCGCCATGGTGTTCCAGAACTACGCGCTGTACCCGCACATGACCGTCGCCGACAACATGGGCTTCGCCCTCAAGATCGCCGGTGTGCCGAAGGCCGAGATCCGCAAGAAGGTCGAGGACGCCGCGAAGATCCTGGACCTCACGGAGTACCTGGCCCGCAAGCCGAAGGCGCTCTCCGGCGGTCAGCGGCAGCGTGTCGCGATGGGCCGCGCGATCGTGCGTGAGCCGCAGGTGTTCCTCATGGACGAGCCGCTGTCCAACCTGGACGCCAAGCTCCGCGTCTCGACCCGTACGCAGATCGCGTCCCTCCAGCGCCGCCTGGGCATCACCACCGTCTACGTGACCCACGACCAGGTCGAGGCCATGACGATGGGCGACCGCGTGGCCGTGCTGAAGGACGGCCTGCTCCAGCAGGTCGACTCGCCGCGCGCCATGTACGACAAGCCCGCCAACCTCTTCGTCGCCGGCTTCATCGGCTCCCCCGCGATGAACCTCGTGGAGGTCCCGATCACCGACGGCGGCGTGAAGTTCGGCAACTCCGTCGTGCCGGTCAACCGCGACGCCCTCAAGGCCGCCGCCGACAAGGGCGACACCACCGTCACGGTCGGCGTCCGCCCGGAGCACTTCGACGTCGTCGAGCACAACGGCGAGGCCGCCGAATCCCTCTCCAAGGACTCCGACTCCGCCCCGGCGGGTCTCGCCATCAACGTGAACGTCGTCGAGGAGCTCGGCGCCGACGGTTACGTGTACGGCACCTCCGAGGTCGGCGGCGAGACCAAGGACCTGGTCGTCCGCGTGGGCGGCCGCCAGGTTCCCGAGAAGGGCACCAAGCTGCACGTCGTGCCGCGGCCCGGCGAGACGCACGTGTTCGCCACGTCCTCCGGCGAGCGCCTGAGCGACTGA